DNA sequence from the Methanobrevibacter millerae genome:
TTTTTAAATCATTAACTTGCACATATCTAATTTATCCAAAGTTTTGTGTGAAATAACTGAAAATTAATATTGCTTTTTTTGTGATATATGAAGGGTTAATGATAGCTTTTTAGTAATACTTTTTTGAAAAAAAGACAGTATTTTAGCTTAAAAATTAAAATTCATAAAAAAGAGTTTTTGACAAAAAGAAGTTCAATCCTTTAGGATTTACATAAATGAAGTGATTAGTAGAGTGAATTTACCTAAAGGATTATTGAGTGAACTTTTTTTTTATTTGCATTAGCATATATTATATTTAATTTTATGGTATAAAAAGCTATCGAAGTAATACTTTTTCGGGTATTTTTTAACATTTTTTAATAATATTTTAAAGAAGTTTTTCATCTATTGTGGAATGAAAAACAACTATTTTTTTTTAAAAATTTTTCTCTATGAGAAATGAGATATGGTCTTTTTCGTAAGGTTCCAGTTTCACTTTTTCGATAATTTTAAAACCTTTCTCTTTCAATTTCTTCTCTTCTTGTTTGAAAATCTTTTTAGGCTTCTGTACCACGTCGATGCTTCGAGCCTTAATCATCAATATTCCCAATGCATCATCCTTTGCGAACATGTTCATGTTTCTCATAAAGAGGTTCGTCTGGGTAGGCTGGGCAACATCGCAGTATAATAAGTCAACCTTTTCAACAAGGTTCATGTATTCTTTAGGCTTTGTAGCATCACCGAGTATAGGGTAAATATTGGGCCTCTGGCGTGACAGCCGGGTTAACTTCTTGGCGGTCACAGGAGAAAACTCAACCGCATATACTTTTCCCTCATATGCAATGTCTGAAATGTGGGAAACGGTCGTACCGGTTGAAGCTCCGAGATATAACACCTTGGAGTCATTTTCAATTCTTAAATTATTAAGTCCGTTTAGGATGGCGGCAGCAAGTTTTGACCTTCTCGGATTCCATATCCTGTATTCGGCCTCTTCCTCAATCAGCTCTTCGCCGTAGACTGAAATTCCAGGGGTCAAATTTCTGGTTGCGACCTGATCGTCCTTTAAAAAAACATCCATTTTCTATTTCCTCCTTCTTTTTTTGCCTTTTTTACTCTTCTTTTTGCCCTTTTTCTTTTCTTCACTTCGTTTCTTTGACGTCTTTGTTGGAAACGGATTGTTTTTTTCTATCTCTTCTGCCTTTGATTTGAATTCATCGAATATCTTTTCATCAAAGTCATGGGTGAAAACGTCCTTTCTCACGGCCAGTGATATTCTTGATGCAAGCAGCCTGGCAATCTTTCCCCGATTCCACCATTTTGCGCCCCTGACCTGGGGATGCTGGTATATCAGACCGTATTTAGGCGGCCTGTCTCCGCTTTTCAGATGCCTGAATAAGGCCTTTTCAGCACCCATTATCTGAACCGTGCTTGATGGATAGCTTGCAAGCCTTTTAAGTCCGCCGGCATGTGATATCAGTTTGGCACCCAGTGATGAGCCCACCAATAGTTTCAAATTAGGAGCGACGGATTCCATCTTCTCGTCAATGTAGTCAATAATGTTTTTTCTGGTCTGCTGAAGCTCATAAATCGATTTGGCGTAATTGTTCATTATTTCAAGGTCGTTTGGATCTATGTCCTCTTCAATGTCCAGCATGTCTTCGGGAAAGGCATCGATTTTTGCGTTGATGATTTCCTCTTTTGTCTTGTTTTCATAAATCAGCTTGATATATGTCTCATTGTTTTTTATTAAATCCATTTCAGGGAAATAAAGAGCATACCATTCGCGTATCCTCTCGATTAACCGTGCAATTGACTCATCAATCTCGTCAATGGAGTTGATTGCCTGAATCAGGTGCTTGTCCTCTGATGACTGGGCCTTTTTCATCCTGTAGATGGCCAGCTTCTGATAGATTTCATTGTCGCAGTCCAGTTCATATTCGCTTCTTAAAAAATCTCCCGCCTTGTTGGGATTAAGCACCCTTACTTTTTCGCAGCCGTAATCTGACGCTCTCTTGTTTGATTCTATAATGATTGAATCGTAATCTCGAGCCAGTTCATCAATCAATTCCCTTTCCTCTGATGGAATTTCCTTATTGTCAATTTCAATGAGTTTTTGAAGGATTTCATCCTCTTTGAATAACTTTTCCTTAATTAATGCATTGTCCTCGTTAAAAGCATAAAATCCCTTGATAGAGTAAGTAATATAACATTCCATGTTCTTAAATTATTTTCTTTATTTCTAATATATTTTGGCTTTCAAAAAGTTTATTATCATTTGAATTCAAATATTTCTGTAATGTCAAAGCAAAGTTTCAGAGATTTAAAGGACGCAATCGATTTGAAAGACGGTGAAATAGACGAGCTTACAATGGAGCTTGAGGCCAAAAACGAGGAAATCAATAAATTGAAATTGTATTCCACCAAGCTGAAGTACGAAAAGCAGAATCTGGAATACAAGCTGGATAATGAAATCAACAACGAAAAGGCCAAGATAAAAGAGCTTGACGATTTAAACCAGAAAATCGCAGAAAAGCAGCAGATAATCGATGACAAGCAGGATCAGGTCAAATATTTAAGGGGTCTCATTGACGACTACAGAAATCAAGTCAAAAGCAATTCCGAGGAGCTTGAAATACAGCTTAGAAAGATTTCCAAAACCTACGAATCACTGCTTCAGCAGAAGGATAAAATCATTGAAAAGCAGGATGAAAGCATCAAACTGCTGATGAAGGAAAAGGAAGAGATAATCAAATCCAACAAGACCAACGTAATCAGCCTGAAACTGCAGAACGACAACTATCGCCAGCAGCTTGAGAAATATGAAAAATGATTTCTCTTTTTTTCAATCCACTAATTTTAAATTATTTGTAAAACAAACATTAATACATAATAGAAATCTGGTGGAATTATGTTAGAAACTGATGTTTGTGGAGTTCATTTTAGAAATCCTTTAATGTTGGCTGCCGGAATCATGGGAAGCACAGCCTCTTCCATGAACTGGATTTTAGAATCAGGCGCAGCGGGCGTTATAAGCAAATCATTTTCTTTAAAGCCTCATCCTGGATACAAGAACCCGACCACCGTCGGCGTTGAAGGCGGAATAATCAACGCAATAGGCTTGTCCAATCCGGGTGTTGAGAACTTTAAAGAGGAATTAAAACTAATCAATAGAGAAAACAATGTCGTTATAGCATCCATTTACGGAGCCACTCCCGATGAGTTCAGCACTCTTGTAGAGGAAGTTCAGGATTATGTGGACATGATTGAGCTTAACATTTCCTGTCCTCACGCAATGGACGGTTATGGTGCTTCAATCGGTCAGGACTGCAATTTAAGCCATACCATAGTATCCGCTTCAAAGGATGCAAGTGATGTCCCGATTATAGCCAAGCTCACCCCTAACGTGACTGACATTACCGGAATCGCCAAGACCTGCGAGGATGCGGGAGCAGACTGTGTGAGCCTCATTAATACCCTGGGTCCGGGAATGAAAATCAATATCGACGCCGCAAGGCCTGTTCTTTTCAACAAGTTCGGCGGAATGAGCGGAAAGGCAATAAAGCCAATAGCTATAAGCAACGTCTATTCCGTTTATGAAGCGGTTGACATTCCTATTATCGGCGTCGGAGGAGTCTACACATTTGAAGACGTTGTTGAATTCATATTTGCCGGTGCTAGAGCGGTTCAGATAGGCACTGCAATCATGGATGAAGGCGTTGAAGTGTTTTCACAAATTAACGCTGATTTGGAAGCCTTCATGAAGGAAAAGGGCTATTCATCAATTGATGAGATGGTCGGGCTTGCACACGGAGGTGATTAGTATGATTAGGGCACCTCAAATAGTTGAAATCAAGAAAATCGTTGAAGAGACTCCTACAATCAAGACATTCACCTTTGAGAGTGATATTAACGCCAATCCCGGCGAATTTTTAATGGTTTGGAACTTCAATGATGAAAAGCCGATGTCAATTTCAAACATTTCAGACGGTGAACTTTCAATTTCCGTTAAAAACATCGGTGAATTTACCTCACAGCTTCACGAACTTAAGGTAGGCGATAAAATCGGCGTAAGGGGAAGCTACGGAAACGGTTTTACAACAGATTTTGAAGGCAAAAAGCTTCTTGTAATCGGCGGAGGAGTCGGAATGGCACCTGTTACCGCATTAACCCATGAGCTGGTTAAAGATAATGACGTTGAAGTTCTTGTAGCGGCGACCACAAAGGATGAATTGCTGTTTTTGGATGATTTAAAAAATTCAGGCGCAAAGGTTCATCCGTGCACAGATGACGGATCTTTTGGATTTAAGGGATTCGCCTCAGATTGTCTAAATGATTTGCTTGAAGATTCGACTTACGATTATGCATTTGTCTGCGGACCTGAGATAATGATGATAGGAATATTCAATATCCTTGAAGATGCAGGCATTCCGGGAGATTATTCCCTTGAAAGATACATGAAATGCGCACTTGGAGTATGCGGACAGTGCTGCGTTGACAATACCGGCTGGAGAATATGCGTTGAAGGTCCTGTATTCGATAATGAAAAAATAAGAATGATAGATGAATTCGGAAAATACAGGCGTGACTCCTGCGGCGTAAAATACTGATTGATGATTACTATGGAAAAAGACTTAAAAGACTATATGACACCTCCGGTAATGCTGGTACTCTTCTTGCTGGCTGTTTCACTGATATTCATATTTCCGGTTCTTAACATGATTGTGCTGGGGGCGATTCTGGCTTACTGGATAAGGCCTATTGCCTGCAAAATCCAGTCCAAGCTAAGGTTCGAGTCAATCTCGACAATACTGGCAATGATTCTTGTTATAATACCTCTGATACTTCTGGTGAGCTATATTGTATTCGTAATCTCCGGATTCATATCTGATGTCCTCTTAGCCAATTCCAATTTCGACTTCAATGTGGCCATGGCGCAGATTTCATCATACATTCCGCAAAATCCATTCATTGACGCAAACAATATGGCTTCCATGGTTCAAAGCGTCGCAAAATACGTTTTAGGCTACATCTCAGGAAAGGCAGGTTCAATCATGAATATCACATTGGATTTGTTCATACTGGTCTGTTCAGTCTATTACTTTATAAAGGATGGGGATGACTGCTTGAACTTTATCAAATCATTCGTTCCCGATGATCACATTGAATTTTTCGACAATACTGTCAAATCCGTTGAGGACGTCTTGAAAAGCATTTTCTACGGACACTTTCTCACTTCAGTGATAATCGGAATCTTCGGTGCAATAGGATATTCCCTTCTGGGCTATCCTTACGGAATATTTCTGGGTATCATAACCGGAATACTTCAGTTAATACCGATATTCGGCCCATGGCCAATCTACTGGGCATTAGCTATTCTTGATGCAGTATCCGGCAATTATCCGAGAGTCGTGGTCGTATTGCTTTTCGGATTTTTCCTAAGCCTCGTAGATATGTACATCCGTCCGGCCATATCCTCCCACCATGCGGATATCCATCCTCTGATATTGCTGGTAGGTTTCCTGGCAGGACCTCTGGTTTACGGCATTGTGGGATTCATTGTAGGTCCGCTGATACTCGGCGTCACCTATACGATTTTGGACAGCTTTAGAAAGGAATTAAACGGAGCCTAAACAATGGAAAAGGAAGTTGTTATTTTAGACATTGACTATATCTCATATGAAGAAAGGCCTGTAATACGCCTCTTTTCAAAGGATGGGGACAAGAACGTTGTATTAATAGACGATTCGTTCACTCCATACCTTTACGTTTACAGCAAAAACCCTGATGATTGCATAAAGGATTTGGAAGAGCTTTTGGAAGACATTGAAATAGAAAAGGTAGTAAAAAAGGACTTCCAGATTGAAAAAACCTTCATTAAGGTAACTTTCACCCATCCCCAGGAGCTTTCAAAGCACAGGGACGAAATCAGGGATTTGGACAGCGTAATTCAAATCAGGGAATTCGATATTCCATTCTACAGAAGATACCTGATGGACAGGGACGTCATTCCGATGACAAAGGTAAGGGCTTCAGGGGAAGTCATAGATTCCTTTTCGGCTTTAGAAAGTGTTAAGCATGACGTTGAAATAATAAAGCTCGACAAGCCTTTGGAAAGGGTGGATGACAACATAAACGATTTCAGGATTTTAAGCTTTGATTTGGAAGTTAGAAACCCTCACGGCATGCCCGATTCCGAAGAGGATGAAATAATCATGATAGGAGTTGCAAGCAACTTCGGCGTAAATCAGGTAATATCCACCAAGACAAAGTCCTCAGGTGAATGCGAATTCGTAAATCAGGTTGAATCCGAAGAGAAAATGATTCAAACCTTTGTAGATATCATCAAAGAGAATAACGTTGACATTATCGTCGGCTACAACTCAGACAATTTCGATTTTCCATATATAATTGACAGGGCCAAGATTTACGGCATCGACCTGGACCTTGGAATGGACGGCTCAGACATTCGCTTCATTAAAAGGGGCTTTAACAATGCGGCATCAATGAAAGGATTAATTCACGTTGATTTATACCTTGTCATGAGAAGATACATGTCTCTTGAGCGCTACACTCTTGAAAGGGTTTATTATGAACTCTTCGGTGAGGAAAAAATTGACGTTCCCGGAGACCGCATATGGGAATTCTGGGACAACGGAGGCGACGAGCTGGATAATTTATTTGATTACTCTCTTGATGACGTAGTATCCACGTTGAAAATCGCAGAACAGACTCTGCCTCTCAATTTGGAATTGACCCGTATTATCGGGCAGCCGCTTTTTGACGTAAGCCGTATGGCAACAGGCCAGCAGGCGGAATGGTTTTTGGTAAAGCAGGCTTATTTTGATGATGAAATCATTCCAAACAAGCAGGGATCCAACTTTACCGACCGCGCAAACGCCGAGGACAATGAAGGGGGATTCGTTCTCGAGCCGGACAAGGGACTTCATGAAAATCTGGTCCAGTTCGACTTCAGGAGCCTGTACCCGAGCATTATCATCTCCAAAAACATTTCACCGGACGTTCTCATAACGGGGGATGTAGATAATCCCGATGACTATAACATTTCACCGGAACACGATTTGAAATTCAAAAAGACTCCTCAGGGATTCATTCCTTCAGTCATTGATAAAATCCTTCAGGAACGTTTCAGAATCAAGCGTGAAATGAAGGCAAGTGACGATCCCACAGAGAAAAAGTCCCTCGACGTACAGCAACAGGCCATTAAAAGGCTTGCAAATACGATGTATGGTATTTACGGTTTTCCACGCTTCAGATGGTATTCCTTTGAATGCGCAAAAGCCATTACTTCATGGGGAAGGCAGTACATTAAGCATGCCATGAAGGAATCTGAAAAGTACGGTTTCAAGGCAATCTATGCTGATACCGACGGGTTTTATGCTAAATATGAGAAGAAATGATATTTTTTTTTGAAATTAATTCTGTACTTCTCATGTTAATCTTTTTTTTTAATTTATGCGTGTTCGCATTTTACGAACGCTACTATATAAATGACCGCTCGCATTTTACGAACGCAGTGAAATTGTTATCTAAAATTAAAATAATTATTTTTTAAAAGTGATTGTTAATAAATGGTAAACTAATAAAAAAAGAAAAGAGAATTATTTCAATTCTTCTCTTACATCATTGGCGGCTACAACGAGCAGTACTGAAAATGCTAAAAGCAATAGGCTGAACCCGATTACAATGAAGTTCAGCACTGCAATTACGATGTAGGCTTTCCAGACTACATCATCGTTATCATATCTTGTTGAAAGAAAATAGATTACGGCAGCAAAGATAAAGTAAAATATCACGCCGAAAACCAAATCGGAAATGGAAGCTCCTCTTTGAGCCAATAATGCAGCACCGGTATCTGAGTTCAGTGCAAGTGCAACGACCAAAAGCAGGACGCCTGCAATTACATAGGCGTAGGACGTTATTTTTGCTAAGGTTCTTCCTCTTCTTCGCTCTTCAAACATGCCAATCTATTCTTCAAGGTATGAATCCAAATCAATGTCTAAATCGTCACAGATTCCTTTAAGCTGTTCATATAGCTTTTCATCGATTTCGATTCCGTTTTCTTCAGCGTCTGCGATTCTTTTGACTTCCAAATCTCCCGGAATTGCAACGGTTTCGCCGGTTGCCCTTACCTGGGATACGAAGTCCTCGGTATTTGCCACGAAGTCTCCGAAGTCTCCGAATTTGGACGGATCGATTGCTAAATATAAGTCTCCTTTTGTACAGTTCTTGTCAGGGGAAGCGGTACCGGTTACGCCGTGGCCGTATCCTGCCTGTACAAGAGGTCCTGTTAATATTTCAACCATTAATGCAATGGCGTATCCCTTGAATCCGCCGAAAGGAAGGATTGATCCTCCGTCAAGGGCAACTTCAGGGTCGGTTGTTGGTTTTCCTTCCTTGTCAAGCGCCCAACCTTCAGGCAATTCAAGTCCTTTTCTTTTTGATTCGATAATCTTTCCACGTGCGGTAACTGATGTTGCCATGTCCACGGTAATGTAGGTTTCTGATGGAATACCGATAGCTATTGGGTTTGTTCCAATCAATGCTTCCTTACCGCCTAATGGTGCGATTGCAGGGTCGGTATTTGCGATAACTATTCCGATAACGTTTTCCCTTAAGGCCAAGTCTGAGTAGAATCCGGTCACTCCGAAGTGGTTTGTATTGTGCACACCGACACATCCGATACCGACTTCCTTTGCCTTCTTGATTGCAAGCTGCATTGCTTTGTATGAGACAGCCTGTCCGAATCCGCTGTTACCGTTGATTAATGCGATTGCTGGGGTTTCCTTTTCGATTGTAATGTTGTCTTTTAAGTTGATTGTTCCTGCGTTGATGCTTATTAGATATTGCGGAAATCTTCCAAGTCCGTGTGATGTGAATCCTTTCATGTCTGCGTCGAGGGTAGCTTCAGCCACCAGCTGACAGTCCTCATCACTGGCTCCCAATTTCTTTAATACTTCCTTGACAAGAGCCATTTCGTTATCTTTCATTATCTTCATACTTTCCCTCCCTAGTATTCAATCGTTGAGCCTTCGAAAGCTTCAACAACAATTTTTTCATCGTCAGTTACTTTGCCGATTATTTGGCATTTGCAGTATTCATTTAAGGTGCCCATTATCTTTTCGGCTTCAGCCTCACCGCAGATTACGACAAAGCCGATTCCCATGTTGAATACCTTATACATTTCCTTAATGTCAACGTTCTGTTCGTAGATAAGCTTGAATATTTCCGGTGTTTCCGGAAGATCGTTAATCTCGTATCCGACACCCTTTTTGAGGCGTCTGAGGTTTGTGAATCCTCCGCCGGTAATGTGAGCCAAACCATTGATTTCATATCCCTCTTCAAACAATGCTACAATAGGCTTCACGTAGAGTTCGGTAGGCCTTATGAGCTCTTCGCCGATAGTAGTTTCGCCGTTAGGCATCTTGTCTTTTACGTCAAATCCTGCATCGTCAAACAATGCTTTTCTTGCCAGACTGTATCCGTTTGAGTGGATACCGTTACTTTGAATGCCTATCAGTACGTTTCCAGGCTCGATGTCTTCTCCTGAAATGATTTTGTCAACGTCAACGAAGCCTATTCCTGTTCCAGCTAAATCAAAGTCCTTAATGATGCCAGGCAGTGATGCCGTTTCTCCGCCGATAATTGCTATTCTTGACTCTTCAGCGCCTTTTACCAGTCCTTCAGCTATTTCAGCTGCCCTTTGAGGGTCAGGTTTTTCAACGGCAAGGTAATCGACCAAAGCTATAGGTTCGGCGCCGACGCATAAGATGTCGTTTACCACCATCGCAATACAGTCGATTCCAACGGTATCGTATTTGTTCATCATTTCAGCTATTAGAATCTTACTTCCCACTCCGTCAGTACTCATTGCAATAGCTTTGTCTCCTAATCTAACTAAAGCAGCGTAATGGCCGCTGTCAGTAATAATATCTCTACATTCCAATGTTGATTGGAGTTTGGCAGCTATTTCGGATACTGTCTTTGCTTCCAAATCAATGTCAACACCGGATTCTGAATAAGTAACCATCTATTCACCCATTGCATTTTTTTTATTAAATTAATTTATATTAATTAAATATTTGTCATCGATTAGTATATATTTTTTATTAATGGATTCTTACACAATCTAAATTAACAGGAGTCCTGGTTTCGATTTTATAGCTTCTGTGGATTGATGAAGCCAAATCGACTGCCTTTTTAGGGTCTCCGTGACATGTAATGACTTTTTCAGGTCTTGGATTAAGCCTTTTGACATATTCCATTAATTGCCTTCTGTTGGAGTGACCACTGAATCCGTGAATGGTCTTGGTTTCCATATTGACCTTGAATTCCTTGGTTCTTCCGTCATCGTCTTCAAGAGGCACTTCTTTTCTTCCTTTCTGGATTCTTCTACCCAGTGATCCTTCAGACTGGTATCCTACAAAGATTAAGGTGTTCCTTTCGTCTTCGCACAGCCACTTGAAGTATTCAACGGAGTTTCCTCCGGTCAGCATACCTGAAGTTGAAAGTATGATTGCAGGATTCGGACTTTCGACGATGTCCTTTCTCTGGTTGTGGTTTTGAACCTTTTCAAACATGTCTGAGACGAACGGGTTTCTTCCCATATGGAATATCTGGTCCCTCAAGTCCCTGCTTAAGTATTCAGGCCTTGCGGTGTGGATTGCGGTAGCTTCCCAAATCATACCGTCGATGTAGATAGGCACTTCCTCAATCATTCCGTGTCTCATGTACTCTTCAAGCACTACCATAAGTTCCTGTGCCCTTCCCACTGCAAATACAGGAACAAGAACTTTTCCGCCACGTTTCAACGTTCTGTAGATTGTTTTCATCATTTCCTTTTCTGCGGAGTTTCTTGAAGGCTGAACGTCTTCCCTTCCACCGTAGGTACTTTCCATGATTACGGTTTCAGCACGTGGGAACCTTATTGTTGCAGGCTCCAGAAGCCTTGAAGGCTCATACTTGAAATCCCCTGTGTATACGAGGTTGTGTGCGCCGTCTCCGATGTGCATGTGGGAAATCGCTGAACCTAAAATGTGTCCCGCATTGTGCAGGGTTAAGCGGATGTCCGGTGAAATGTCTGTTACTTCACCGTAGTCTAAAGTGATTGTATTTTTAATAGCCTTGTGGATATGCTTTACGTTGAACGGTAAAGGATTGCCTTCCCTGTGTGCAATATCGATATGGTCGAGCTGGAGTAATGTAGTCAGGTCCCTTGTAGGGGTTGTACAGTAAACCGGCCCTTCATATCCGTAATGGTAAAGGTAAGGCACGAATCCACAGTGGTCAAGGTGAGCGTGAGAAATGATTACCGCATCAAGCTCTTCGATTGAAAATTCGGGAGCGTTCAAGTAAGGGAATGCGGTTTTGTTGTCAGGTGCGGCTACGTTAACGCCGCAGTCAAGTAATACTCTACTGTTAGGGGTCTGCAAAAGCATTGATGAACGTCCTACTTCCTTGAATCCGCCCATGGAAGTAACCCTTGCCCAGTCGTTAGGGTATTTGCTTCCCTGGTGAATCTGGCGTCCGAGTCTCTGAAGCAGCTTTTTCCTGTCTTTGCTGCTGTTTTTCAAGGTCGTTCTTATTTTTCCGATAACGTCAGAGCTGATCGGTGGGGTTCTTAAAATCTTAGGTGCCCAACCAGTATTCTTTACGATATTTCTTGACGTTGCACCGTACTTTCCGATAACGAGTCCCGGCTTTTTGGCCGTAATTACAACTTCGCACGTTACCGTGTCAAAGTAAATGTCTGTAATCTCTGCTCCTTCCGGAACGATTTCATGAATCTTTTCGATGGTTTTTTCCGGTTCAAGCAATGCGCTTTTGTCAGATCTAATAATAATTCTTTTTCTAAGTTCTTTTGCAAGTGACCTTATCAGATCACCGTTTTCAGTAATAACCTGAGGATTTTTGGTATAAACCACCACTTCAGGCCCTTCAAACTCTACTTTTGAAACCTGCGTTGTCTTCGGCAGTTTTGCCATAATCTCTTTTTTAATTTCATCTAAAATATCTGAAGTCATATAATCCCTTCAAAAAAAGTGTAGTGTATAGAATAGTCTGTGAAAAGCCTTTCAGCTATAATCAGTTAACTTCACAAACTATGTACACTTATTATATCAAAAAAAGTTAGTTTATGAAAAATTAGTTATCGCTTATATTTTTTCTAGAACTTCATTAATTTTTTCATTGTCTAACATTTCAAATCCGTCTTTGTCTACTTTAGCAACCAAATATCCGTTTCCGGAATATGTGTCACGTTCAGCAGCTGCTCTTATAGCTCTAATGGCTATTTCAATTCCTTCGTCAGTTGTAAGATCATCCCTGAACCTGTCTTCAAGAACACCGTATGCAACGATGGATCCAGATCCGGTTGATATATAAGTATCTTCAATCATACCACCAGCTGGGTCAAGTGAATAAAGGGAAGGTTTGTCTCCATCCATTCCACCGAGCAAGGTCTGAACATACATAGGTCCTGAACGCAATATGTTGGCAGTCAATGATGCAGCTGCTTTAACGCTTATTGCATCGTTGTTTCTCATCTGATAGAGTGAAACTTCTGCTTCAATTATTTTCATAAGACTCTGTGCATCTCCAACTGAACCAGCTATGGTTGTTACGATGTGATCGTCAATTTTAAATATTTTTTCTGCGACTTTGTGAGCTACAAGGTTACCCATACTAGCTCTTCTTTCGCTTGCAAATACAACTCCGTCCTTACAGGTAATACCTACGGTCGTTGTACCTTCCAAAATTTTGTCATCCATTTAAAAACACCTCTATAAGTATTTAAAATATAATTTCAACTACTTCTAGGTTATCTTAATAAAATATTGTTTAATTTTATTTAAAATCAGAATCAATGTGTCAGTTTAAACTAACAATTTAATATTAGCTATTGGAGTATATAAATGTTTTCTTTAATTTCTCAGACATTAATGCTGATTTATATATTTTGGGATTTCTTCTTTTGAAAGGCCTGTGATTTTTTCCAATTCATTTATCAAACTTATATTTGTGTATCCTAAATCCTTATTGTCTTGTTTTCCATCTTAATTAGGCAGGGATACCTTGATCTCTTTTGGTCGTGGAGGAATTGTCCATCTCCAATCTACTAACCAACCTTTAATAGGTTCTAATAATTTTAACTTCTTACTGTTTGTGCTTTGGCTGATAACTGTCCCATCAAATGATTTTAACTGGAAGTAGCCGTTGCTGCGTTTTCCGGTAATGAAACATTCAATGCCGTTATACATTACTTTATCGTATCTTCTAAAGTCATTAATGATATAATGTGATTGGTTTTTTCTGCGTTTTCCTCCTTTGCTTGGTTTGGCTTTATGGATTTGTCGGTTGTGTCTTCTTACTTTTTTAAACAAATATTCAATGCTGGATTGTTCTGCTTGTGGATTGTGGCTGATTATAAAAGCGTCATTGCAATGGGACTTAGGAATGCCTAGTTTTTCACGGTTATATTTGGTTAAATAGCCAAATGTTTCATGAACATTGTCAAATTCTTTTTTAAGTAGTTCCATAAGTCTTTTTCGTATGATATTCATATGGGAAGTATGATTGAATCTTGTTACTTTCTTGTTAAATTTTAATTCGCCGTTATGGACTTTATGATGACATTCGCTGCATAGTGTTGTGAGATTTTCCATTCGGTTAGATCCGCCTTGGCTTTTGGGTATTATGTGGTGAGCTTCGAATTTTACTTGTTTTTTTCCACATATTTGGCAGGTATATTTGTCTCGACTTAAAACGGCTTGTTTTACATTATAAA
Encoded proteins:
- the psmB gene encoding archaeal proteasome endopeptidase complex subunit beta, which gives rise to MDDKILEGTTTVGITCKDGVVFASERRASMGNLVAHKVAEKIFKIDDHIVTTIAGSVGDAQSLMKIIEAEVSLYQMRNNDAISVKAAASLTANILRSGPMYVQTLLGGMDGDKPSLYSLDPAGGMIEDTYISTGSGSIVAYGVLEDRFRDDLTTDEGIEIAIRAIRAAAERDTYSGNGYLVAKVDKDGFEMLDNEKINEVLEKI
- the iscB gene encoding RNA-guided endonuclease IscB; the encoded protein is MFVYVLNMHGEPLMPCKPRKARILLKEKKAKVVNRTPFTIQLLYGSYGHKQPVNLGVDAGSKYVGLSATTTNKELFKATVELRRDIPKLLENRSILRRNRRTRKLRYRPPRFKNRGKKGKLAPSIQHKIDCHLTIIKRVCNIIPIQNIIVETAEFDTHKLKNPNVQGVEYQNGEGKDFYNVKQAVLSRDKYTCQICGKKQVKFEAHHIIPKSQGGSNRMENLTTLCSECHHKVHNGELKFNKKVTRFNHTSHMNIIRKRLMELLKKEFDNVHETFGYLTKYNREKLGIPKSHCNDAFIISHNPQAEQSSIEYLFKKVRRHNRQIHKAKPSKGGKRRKNQSHYIINDFRRYDKVMYNGIECFITGKRSNGYFQLKSFDGTVISQSTNSKKLKLLEPIKGWLVDWRWTIPPRPKEIKVSLPN